GTCCTCGCAGAGAAGCGAGAGCCCATGTAACGCCGGCACTCTGACGGTGCAGTTCATCATTGCGGATACCATCGGGTCGGCGCGTGAGTGAGCGCATATGACGAAGAGCTGGCTCTCACCAACCATTGCTTCCGGCGGCACGCGGACCTCGAGCGTCATCACTCTTTCCTCGCTGCTTCTTAGGGTGAGGGCGCTGTGGCTCAGGGCGTGGCTCCAGCTCTGGGGGCGGTCCCCCTCGACTGTAAAGTCGTACGTGTCCTGAACATTCCCCGTGTTCCGCGCGCGGATGTAGAAAATGGTGCTGTTGCCTTGGGTGCAGTTGTGGGTTATCTCCCGTTGGCCCTCGGTCCCCTTCTCCGCTGATGCCAACTCGACCGACCTGTGAGGAGGCACGTCCGCCAGCCACTCGCATATCCTGAGCCCGTAGAGCTCGTTGTCGCTGTCGAAGAGGTCCATGTCCGGGTCGTCGTCCCTGTTCTCGTCGGTCTCGAAGGTGTTTGTGTCCGCGACCACCACGACCCTTCCGGCACCGGCGGTTCCGTTGGAGGGTATGGCCGCAGCGACCACGCTCCGTGGCGAGGGGACCCTTACGGTGTCGGTATGGTCTGAGGTGCAATATGTATCCGAGTCGGATATTATCAGGGGCCAGGCGTCGGCGGGGAGGGCAGTGAAGTAATCGGTTCGATACAGCTCGACGCGGCCGATGTCGCTCATAATCGGGTGGTCGCTGAAGTTGTCCCTTTCAAAGGCAATGAACACATCACCGTACATGTCAAAGGGCTCGCCGGTGGTGCTGTTCCGGACGAAGTCTGTGGGGTCGTGGAGAAGTTTCTGTGCATAGCTGATGCCGAAGCGCCTCGCTATTGGAAATATTGCCGGAGGGAATGTGGTGTGGTCGCCAATGAGGAAGAGGCCACCGCCTCCCCGGACAAAGTTCACGACAGCATCCACCTCCCCCTCCGTGTAGGGGGCCCTGATGGAACCGGAGACGTCTTGGCCCTGAGAGCAGACGATGACGAGAACCTTCACCCCTGCGAGCGAGCTCGAGTCGAGATAGTAGCCGTAGTCAAGGGTCCTCACCGTGAACCCCGCCCTCCTCAGCACTCCGGCGAAACTGGCGTAGGCTCCTCTCGGGCTGTTGCCCGAGCTGTACCCACTCGGGTTGTCAGGGTTGACTGTGTAGACGGGGAAGTGAGCCTCGTCGAAGAGGACGACGGTGCCATCGGGCACGAAGCGGCCCGCGCCTGTGTCGGGGGAGAAGGGCAAGGAGGCTGAGAGAGAAAGCGGATGCTGGAGAATCAGAGTGAGGAGCAGACATAGCGTAAGGCGCCTGAGGGGCATTGTAATTTGCCATTGACAGGGACCCAATATAAAGATTGTGGAGCGTGAAAGGATGCGCCGGGGTGGTTGAGATGGTGCGGGTCGCCAGCAGCTCATATAGGTCGGGAGAGGAGGGCGTGCCGGGGCCTGAAGGGGCCAGTCTTGTCAGTGGACCGGAGCAGCAGGGGCCCCCGGTAGGGCGTCATTAGCCAGCTATCTACCACTAGTGCTCATGTGGTCCAGAGCATTTCTTCTCCTCGAACTGGAGGGTGGTGTGGACGATGTTGTACTCCCTCCTGAGGAGCCCAGAGAGGATGTGCGATACCCTCTCCCTATTCCTCTGGCCTTCCTCGTCTAGGACAATGTGCGCGCTCATGGCGCGCACGTGGGAGCAAAGGCTCCATATGTGTAGGTCGTGGAGGGAGCGGACGCCCGCCACGCGCAGGAGCCTCTTCTTCACCTTTGCGGGGTCAATGTCACGGGGGGTCCTCTCGAGCAGAATCTCCGCGGAGGCCTTGACCAGCTTGCCTGCCCCAAAGATTATCACTAGACCTATCAAGGCGCTGAGGGCGGGGTCTATTCGCCTCTCGCCCGTGGCTAGAATCAAGAAAGCCCCGAGGAGAACAGCCATCGAGGATAAGGCATCGCCGAGCACGTGCAGGTATGCCCCTCTGATATTCAGATCCCGGTGGCCGTGCAGCAGCCCGATGCATATCAGGTTGGCTGCCAGCCCTGCACCCGCCACAAGGAGCATCTCGAGCCCCCTGACCTCTGGGGAGGACAGTAGCCTCCTCCCGGCCTCGAATAAAATTGCGCATGCGAGGGCAACCAATGTGAGGCCGTTGACGAGCGCCGCAAGAATCTCTGCCCTATGCATTCCATATGAGAATTTCGATGTTGCGGGCATCCTGCAGATTCTTGCCGCGTAGAGCGCAAGCCCAATCGCGAGGAGGTCGAGAAAGACATGGGCTGCGTCGCTTAGTAGGGCCAGGCTGTTGGCCAGCAGGCCGCCGACGAGCTCGAGGGAGAGTGTGAAGCCCGTGACCCCGGCAGCGAGGAGGAGCCTTCGCTGCACGTCCCTACCCGCGTGGCCCCTCAGGCTCATCGTTTCCCCACTGAGCACCGTCATTCCTACTCTGGATTATCCAATTTGGTATTTTTAATATTGGGTCTGCAGCTCCATGGCTTTCAGACTTGCGGGCCTCGCCTCACACCCGAAAAATGCCTACCTCCTACAGAGTTGATACGCCGGGACTCCTCGGCGTCCCGCCACAAGATTATTCTTTGCCCCGAACCATCCAGCAATCATGTACACCATTAGATATAGAGTGTGGCTCGAGAGAAGCGGAAGATTCATTGCGGGCGAGGGCCGGGCGGCCCTCCTCCGCGAAATAGGAAAGAGAAAGAGTCTCAGCTCGGCTGCTTCTGCTCTGGGAATCTCGTACAGGCACGCCTGGGAGATGCTTAAAAAGATGGGCCTCGCTGCAGGCTCCCCTGTGGCTGAGAGCTCTTCAGGCGGCTCCCGACACGGCGAGACGAGACTGACCCCCCTCGGCGAGGAGATTCTGCGCGCATATGAAGATGGTGTTCGCAGGCTCAAGAGGAGCAGTGGCCCATGGCTCACCGTGGACGCCATTGTCGAGACTAGTAAGGGTCTCCTGCTGGTCAGGCGCCGCCACCCCCCCTTCCAGGGCCGCTACGCCCTCCCAGGCGGTTTCGTGGAGTGTGGGGAGACGGTGGAGGAGGCGGTGGTGCGCGAGGTGAGGGAGGAGACGGGCCTTAGGACCCGCGTGACGGGACTCGTCGGCGTCTACTCCGACCCCTCCAGAGACCCGCGGGGTCACACGGTGTCTGTGGTATTTAGTCTGAGAATCACGGGCGGAAGCCTCAAAGGAAGCGACGACGCATCCGAAGCGGCGTTCTTCGACATCTGGAGACTCCCCGAGCTCGCGTTCGATCACTCTCGGGTGGTGCATGACTATCTCCATCAGTGGAGAGTCGGGAGGAGGGGGAGGCGGGTGTGACCACC
Above is a genomic segment from Thermoplasmata archaeon containing:
- a CDS encoding cation diffusion facilitator family transporter; protein product: MTVLSGETMSLRGHAGRDVQRRLLLAAGVTGFTLSLELVGGLLANSLALLSDAAHVFLDLLAIGLALYAARICRMPATSKFSYGMHRAEILAALVNGLTLVALACAILFEAGRRLLSSPEVRGLEMLLVAGAGLAANLICIGLLHGHRDLNIRGAYLHVLGDALSSMAVLLGAFLILATGERRIDPALSALIGLVIIFGAGKLVKASAEILLERTPRDIDPAKVKKRLLRVAGVRSLHDLHIWSLCSHVRAMSAHIVLDEEGQRNRERVSHILSGLLRREYNIVHTTLQFEEKKCSGPHEH
- a CDS encoding NUDIX domain-containing protein, encoding MYTIRYRVWLERSGRFIAGEGRAALLREIGKRKSLSSAASALGISYRHAWEMLKKMGLAAGSPVAESSSGGSRHGETRLTPLGEEILRAYEDGVRRLKRSSGPWLTVDAIVETSKGLLLVRRRHPPFQGRYALPGGFVECGETVEEAVVREVREETGLRTRVTGLVGVYSDPSRDPRGHTVSVVFSLRITGGSLKGSDDASEAAFFDIWRLPELAFDHSRVVHDYLHQWRVGRRGRRV